In Methylobacterium sp. WL1, the sequence CAGCATTTAACGATCAGATCAGGCCGTACAAAGATCTATATTTAGCGCGCAGCGATGTCCGCCGAACAGTATTTCTCCCCTGGATCTAGTAACGCAGCCACGACCGTCTCCGCTAGCGCAAGCTGAGCAAAGCTTCGCTGCGGTGCCGGCATGCCCCCGGGTGCCCCATCCCATGAGGTCCGGGCGGGTGGCTCGGCCGAGGCCGGCCGACGGGCCGTCTACTTAAAGTTCCCGATCGCGTCCAGGGTGCAGCAATCTCCGCCAGTGATCCGGAGCGGTCACATGTGCCGTTGGCTAAGTGAGCCGATTCTGATCAATCTCAAGGGGGGACCAACATTTTTATGAACCGTCTGAGCAGATTTCAATCAGAAAAAAACTTGTGACTCAGCGCATTCTTGATAAAGATTATGAGGTCATTAGTTTATGCGTGTCACATTATATTCACGTAACCGTAATTCACGACAATATGTATTATGTACCGGTAAATTTAGCTTCAGAACCATCCGAAAACTCGCACACCCGTCACGCGTCTACTTGAATACCAGCACACCCGCTTCTTCCGAGGAGCGGGAAACCCTCTGACCCCGATACCAAGGCGTCGACACATGGCTCTCGCGAAGAAATCCGCCATCCACTCCTTCCCGGCCGCGACTGCCCCGCGGGAGAACGTGCCGGCCTCCGCGGGTCGATCGCACCTCGTCGCCGAGGCGGAGAAGCGCAAGGCCCGGACCTTCGCGCGCCAGCAGAAGGCAGCCGAGCGGATCGCCTCGGCCACCGCCGAGCTGTCCAGCGGGATCGCCGAGGCGGCGGCCGCCGCCGAGGAGCTGCGCAAGGCCTCCGAGCAGATCGGCGTCGGCGCCGAGGAGGCCGCGGGCGCCGCCCAGGAGACCATGAAGGCGGTGAGCCAGGGCGGGGCCCTGATCCAGGCCGCCAAGGAGAACGCCACCAACTCCCTGCGCAAGACCGAGGCCCTGTCCGGTCTCGTCGTCGAGACCGCCGCGCAGATCGGCGCGTCGGTCGCGGCCATCGTCAAGGCGTCCGAGCGCCAGGAGGCATCGGTGAAGCTGGTCGAGGAGCTCGACCGGCAGGCCAGCGCCATCGGCGAGATCGTGAAGGCCGTGGCCCGGATCGCCGACCAGACCAACCTGCTGGCGCTGAACGCCGCCATCGAGGCGGCTCGGGCCGGCCAGCACGGCAAGGGCTTCGCGGTGGTCGCCGACGAGGTGCGCACCCTGGCCGAGACCAGCGAGAAGTCCGCCCGCGACATCCAGGCGCTCGTGGCGCAGATCCAGGCCGACGTGAAGGTCGCGGCCGACGGGATCAGCCAGTCGGCGAGCTCGGCCCGCTCTCAGGTCGAGACCGGCCGGGCGGTCAGCGGCCAGCTCGCGCGGGTCCGCACCGACATGGCCGAGATCATCGAGGGCTGCAACGAGCTGGCCCGGGCCGCCGAGGAATCGGCCACCGCCGCCACCGAGGCGCAGAAGGGCGCGGAGATCATCGCGGCCGCCGCCGAGGAGCAGAGCGCGGCCTGTCAGGAGGCCGGCAAGATGGTCGAGCAGCAGACCACGGCGCTGTCGCAGAGCGAGGATGCCGCCCAGGAGCTGTCCGGCCTCGCCGAGGAGCTGAAGAACAGCACCAATATCGGCAAGAGCGCCGAGGAGGTCGCCTCCGCGGCGGAAGAGCTGTCCAGCGCCGTCGAGGAGATCAACCGCGCCGCCGGACAGGTCACGATCGCCCTCGACGAGATCACCAAGGGCGCGCAGCAGCAATCGGCCGCGACCCAGCAATCCTCGGCGGCGATCGCACAGATCGAGCGGCGCGCCCAGGTGACCCAGACCCTGGCGGCCGCCGCCGTGGAGAAGGCGCAGGTGATCTCGGAGTCGCTGGCCGAGAACAAAAACCTGGTCGACGCGATGATGGAGGGCCTGCAGCAATCCGTCGAGGCGGGCCGCGTCAGCCGCGATCAGGTCGCCGCGCTGGAGCAGGTCAGCCGGCGCATCGACAAGATCGTCGACGCGATCACCACGGTCTCGATCCAGACCAACATGCTGGCGGTCAACGGCTCGGTCGAGGCGGCCCGCGCGGGTGAGTTCGGCAAGGGCTTCGCCGTCGTCTCGACGGACATCCGAAACCTCGCCCGGGATTCCGCCGAGAACGCCGAGCGGATCAAGGACACGGTCAAGGCCATCCAGGACACGATCGTGTTCGTGCGCGGCGATATCCAGGAGATCGCCGACGGCGCCGCCAGCGAGGTCGAGAAGAGCGGCGCCATCTCCCGCAACTTCGACACTGTGATCAAGGACATGGCCGAGGTGCTGGGCGGCAACCGGGAGATCCTGAGCGGCGCCGACGGCATCACCCGCATGGTCCGGGAAGTCCAGACCGCGATCGAGCAGGTCGCCGCCGCGGCCCAGCAGGCCGCCCGCACCTCCGCGGAGGCCGGGATCGCCGCCAGCGAGCAGGGCAAGGGCGCCGAGCAGCTCGCCGCCGCGATCGAGGAGATCGCCTCGCTCGCCGACGAGCTCCAGGCCGCCTGAGCCGAACCGCCCGGGGAGCGAGAGACCGACCATGGCAAACGCAGCAGCTCAGGCGGTGCAGGCGCCGGATTCCGGGTTCACGCCCGATCCGGGGGAGGCCGCCGCGCAGCCGGACCACGCGGACGGCCGCAGCGAGGCCCGCCAGTTCGTGATCTTCCACGTCGAGACGGAGATGTTCGCCGTCGCGCTGGCCGACGTGCAGGAGATCATCCGGATCCCCGAGGTGGTGCGGGTGCCGTTCAGCCCCGCCTCGCTGCTGGGGCTGGCCAACCTGCGCGGCACGGTCCTGCCGGTGCTCAACCTGCGGGACGTGTTCGCCTTCCCGCCGGTGCTCAACGACGACGCCACCCGGGTGGTGGTGCTCGACCAGGGCAATCCGATCGGCCTCGTGGTCGACCGGATGGCGAACGTGGTC encodes:
- a CDS encoding methyl-accepting chemotaxis protein, with the translated sequence MALAKKSAIHSFPAATAPRENVPASAGRSHLVAEAEKRKARTFARQQKAAERIASATAELSSGIAEAAAAAEELRKASEQIGVGAEEAAGAAQETMKAVSQGGALIQAAKENATNSLRKTEALSGLVVETAAQIGASVAAIVKASERQEASVKLVEELDRQASAIGEIVKAVARIADQTNLLALNAAIEAARAGQHGKGFAVVADEVRTLAETSEKSARDIQALVAQIQADVKVAADGISQSASSARSQVETGRAVSGQLARVRTDMAEIIEGCNELARAAEESATAATEAQKGAEIIAAAAEEQSAACQEAGKMVEQQTTALSQSEDAAQELSGLAEELKNSTNIGKSAEEVASAAEELSSAVEEINRAAGQVTIALDEITKGAQQQSAATQQSSAAIAQIERRAQVTQTLAAAAVEKAQVISESLAENKNLVDAMMEGLQQSVEAGRVSRDQVAALEQVSRRIDKIVDAITTVSIQTNMLAVNGSVEAARAGEFGKGFAVVSTDIRNLARDSAENAERIKDTVKAIQDTIVFVRGDIQEIADGAASEVEKSGAISRNFDTVIKDMAEVLGGNREILSGADGITRMVREVQTAIEQVAAAAQQAARTSAEAGIAASEQGKGAEQLAAAIEEIASLADELQAA